The Lysinibacillus pakistanensis genome includes a window with the following:
- a CDS encoding IclR family transcriptional regulator, which produces MLKTLNLSIAVLKMFTKEKPTWGGRELAMAMNMNHTNLYRILETFENNGFITKDPITKKYSLGIALWEIGMNMYDSLNIDQLCMPVLEKLKDTTGETAIFTVLNGLEALTLLKAEPVNKVKFTVSRGSRTPLYVGASYRSMLAFLNEEQISKVIDVPLIAYTNNTMTDAVEIRDELVKIRECGYAVSKGEYTADVLALAMPVFNSEEEVVGSVTVSGPTYRFTEQRIPEVLEPLTQARQEVENIIRRYHLNFN; this is translated from the coding sequence ATGCTAAAAACCTTAAATTTATCTATTGCCGTTTTAAAGATGTTTACAAAGGAAAAGCCCACATGGGGTGGTCGTGAGCTAGCAATGGCAATGAATATGAATCATACAAATTTATATCGTATTCTTGAAACATTTGAGAATAATGGATTTATTACGAAAGATCCTATAACTAAAAAGTATTCATTAGGCATTGCCTTATGGGAAATTGGGATGAATATGTATGATTCTTTAAACATTGATCAACTTTGCATGCCAGTTCTCGAAAAATTAAAGGATACAACAGGTGAAACTGCTATTTTTACAGTATTAAATGGCTTAGAGGCGTTAACTTTGCTCAAGGCAGAGCCTGTCAATAAGGTGAAATTCACAGTATCTAGAGGAAGTAGAACACCACTTTATGTAGGAGCCTCCTACCGTTCAATGCTTGCCTTCCTCAATGAAGAGCAAATTTCAAAAGTGATTGATGTGCCATTAATCGCCTACACAAACAATACTATGACAGATGCAGTTGAAATTCGAGATGAACTCGTAAAGATACGAGAATGTGGCTATGCAGTTAGTAAAGGTGAATATACTGCGGATGTACTGGCACTTGCAATGCCTGTATTTAATAGTGAAGAAGAAGTGGTAGGTTCAGTTACTGTATCAGGCCCTACTTACCGTTTTACAGAGCAACGTATTCCAGAAGTTTTGGAACCGCTAACACAAGCGAGACAAGAGGTTGAAAATATCATACGTAGGTATCATTTGAATTTTAATTAA
- a CDS encoding M20 family metallopeptidase: MNNDLHALKLQLIEEVEHNKDELIELCSKLIQIPSVNPPGDTTVITTFIEDYLNEVNIPYEKYESADKMFNLVASIGNTEGKELVYCGHTDVVPVGDLAKWDFDPFSGEVKDGWMLGRGASDMKAGLAGIIFATKMLKKLNIELPGKLTLAIVPDEETGGEYGVPWLLERNLVKGDGCLIAEPSSPLNPTIGQKGSYWFELEVRGEPGHGSLSPLAGRNAIIDAISAINEIRTLWDLEITIPEEVQPLIEVSKKYMREVEKDRLKYQEVLEKITVNIGTIEGGTKSNVIPDYCKVQIDCRLPFGITQEQVTDILANKLDALNIDYSINRFGFKSVANYTPAENPVCQAIVDNISFVTGKEAYGVMQWASSDARHFRQYNIPVLQYGPAYLPSIHGYNEKVRVEDIIRCAKVYITAAIDFLHQK; encoded by the coding sequence ATGAACAATGATTTACACGCGCTCAAGTTACAACTAATTGAAGAAGTTGAACATAATAAAGATGAGTTGATTGAATTATGTTCAAAATTAATTCAAATTCCGAGCGTCAATCCACCAGGTGATACGACGGTAATAACAACTTTTATCGAAGATTATTTAAATGAGGTAAATATTCCCTATGAAAAATATGAATCTGCGGATAAAATGTTTAATTTAGTAGCCTCTATTGGAAATACAGAGGGGAAAGAGCTAGTTTATTGTGGCCATACAGACGTGGTACCTGTTGGCGATTTAGCTAAGTGGGATTTCGACCCATTTTCAGGGGAAGTAAAGGACGGATGGATGCTTGGTCGTGGCGCCAGTGATATGAAAGCAGGATTAGCAGGAATTATTTTTGCAACTAAGATGCTAAAGAAATTGAATATTGAGCTACCAGGAAAACTGACTTTAGCGATCGTTCCCGATGAGGAGACAGGTGGAGAGTATGGAGTCCCATGGCTATTAGAACGAAATCTAGTAAAGGGAGATGGCTGTTTAATTGCGGAGCCCTCATCACCATTAAATCCTACGATTGGTCAAAAAGGTTCGTACTGGTTTGAATTAGAGGTACGTGGGGAACCTGGTCATGGAAGCCTATCACCATTAGCAGGAAGAAATGCTATTATAGATGCGATTTCTGCCATAAATGAAATACGTACCTTATGGGATTTAGAGATTACTATTCCAGAGGAAGTACAGCCCCTAATTGAAGTATCTAAAAAATACATGCGAGAAGTGGAAAAAGACCGTTTGAAATATCAAGAAGTATTAGAGAAAATTACTGTAAATATTGGTACAATTGAGGGAGGTACGAAGTCCAACGTTATTCCTGATTATTGTAAGGTACAAATAGATTGCCGCTTACCTTTTGGCATTACACAAGAACAAGTTACTGATATATTGGCAAATAAATTAGATGCATTAAATATTGACTATTCGATAAATCGTTTTGGATTTAAAAGTGTGGCCAACTATACACCAGCTGAAAACCCTGTATGCCAAGCAATCGTAGATAATATCTCATTTGTTACTGGTAAAGAGGCATATGGTGTGATGCAATGGGCAAGTAGTGATGCTCGTCATTTCAGACAATATAATATTCCAGTACTACAATATGGTCCAGCCTATTTGCCAAGTATCCATGGCTATAATGAAAAAGTGCGTGTAGAGGATATCATACGTTGTGCAAAAGTTTATATTACGGCTGCCATAGATTTTTTACATCAAAAGTAA
- a CDS encoding DUF1177 domain-containing protein, with protein MSLKHVMELYELMDSIYVNGEVVKDYLHNIDSSADVTVKTIKGDNGSTDFVRVLVKGKNGKSSGGNAPTLGIIGRLGGIGARPEMTGFVSDGDGALACMASAAKTIDMALKGDQLEGDVIFTTHICPTAPTLPHEPVPFMNSPVDISVMNENEVDEMMDAILSIDTTKGNQICNHKGFAITPTVKEGYILKVSDDLLHVYTQSAGISPVVMPITTQDITPYGNGLFHVNSILQPAVATTSPVVGVAITTESVVAGCATGATHVTDVENVVRFVLEVAKVYGAKKCSFYDEKQFALIEILYGSMNHLQTKGNEVPAHEQ; from the coding sequence ATGTCATTGAAACATGTTATGGAATTATACGAATTAATGGATAGTATCTATGTAAATGGGGAGGTTGTTAAAGATTACTTACACAATATTGACTCTTCTGCAGATGTTACTGTAAAAACGATTAAGGGTGACAATGGCTCCACTGATTTTGTAAGAGTTTTGGTCAAGGGGAAAAACGGTAAATCATCAGGTGGGAACGCCCCAACATTAGGTATTATCGGACGTTTAGGTGGAATTGGAGCACGCCCAGAAATGACAGGCTTCGTTTCTGATGGTGATGGTGCATTAGCCTGTATGGCAAGTGCAGCGAAAACAATTGATATGGCTTTAAAGGGCGATCAGCTAGAGGGGGACGTTATTTTTACTACACATATTTGTCCAACAGCCCCAACTTTACCGCACGAGCCAGTACCATTTATGAATTCCCCAGTAGATATTAGTGTTATGAATGAAAATGAAGTTGATGAAATGATGGATGCTATATTATCAATTGATACAACAAAAGGTAATCAAATATGTAACCATAAAGGGTTTGCCATCACCCCAACCGTTAAGGAAGGCTATATTTTGAAGGTTAGTGATGATTTACTACATGTGTATACTCAATCGGCAGGAATTTCTCCTGTTGTCATGCCAATTACTACGCAAGATATTACACCATATGGAAATGGTCTATTCCATGTTAATAGTATTTTACAACCAGCTGTTGCCACAACAAGCCCAGTTGTAGGCGTTGCCATTACAACAGAATCTGTAGTAGCAGGCTGTGCAACAGGTGCCACACATGTAACAGATGTAGAAAATGTTGTTCGATTTGTCTTAGAAGTAGCTAAGGTTTATGGTGCAAAAAAATGTTCATTCTATGATGAAAAGCAATTTGCTCTTATCGAAATTTTATATGGAAGCATGAATCATTTACAAACAAAAGGAAATGAGGTACCTGCTCATGAACAATGA
- a CDS encoding ABC transporter ATP-binding protein: MQQNRELVLKVSNLKKHFPIKSSIPFKKTTQFVKAVDGVSFELYKGETLGIVGESGCGKSTVARLINQLITPTEGIVEFNGTNLANLNTKDIRSARKSIQMVFQNPYASLDPRKTIEYLIAEPLAIHRIGDDASRKKRVIELLETVGLSAYHAKRYPHEFSGGQRQRINIARALALNPDIVVCDEPVSALDVSVQAQVINLLKDLQKEFGLTYIFISHDLNVVNYMCDRIAVMYLGKIVEIGTYEEIYGNPQHPYTQALLSAIPKDNPFDNKERIILSGDVPSPVNPPSGCAFHKRCRFATEKCAQVQPTLDTVTVTHQVSCHLYNAN, from the coding sequence ATGCAGCAGAATAGAGAGCTGGTCCTGAAAGTAAGCAATTTGAAAAAGCATTTCCCTATTAAAAGTTCTATTCCTTTTAAAAAGACAACACAATTTGTAAAAGCAGTAGATGGTGTGAGCTTTGAATTATATAAAGGGGAAACATTAGGCATTGTTGGAGAATCTGGCTGTGGTAAATCAACGGTCGCACGTCTTATTAATCAATTAATTACCCCAACAGAAGGAATAGTTGAGTTTAATGGAACAAATTTAGCAAATTTAAATACAAAGGATATTCGTTCGGCACGAAAATCCATACAAATGGTATTTCAGAATCCATATGCCTCATTGGATCCTAGAAAAACGATTGAATATTTAATTGCTGAGCCACTTGCCATTCACCGTATTGGAGATGATGCCTCACGAAAAAAGCGTGTCATTGAATTGTTGGAGACAGTTGGTTTAAGTGCCTATCATGCTAAGCGCTATCCACATGAATTTTCAGGTGGACAAAGGCAGCGCATTAATATTGCTCGTGCACTTGCATTAAATCCAGATATAGTTGTTTGTGATGAGCCAGTTTCAGCATTGGATGTATCTGTACAAGCACAGGTTATTAATTTATTGAAAGATTTACAGAAGGAATTTGGACTAACCTACATTTTCATTTCACATGATTTAAATGTTGTCAATTATATGTGTGATCGGATTGCCGTTATGTACTTAGGGAAAATAGTAGAGATTGGCACATATGAAGAGATATATGGAAATCCCCAACATCCATATACACAGGCTTTATTATCGGCTATTCCAAAGGATAATCCCTTTGATAATAAGGAGCGCATTATTTTATCTGGAGACGTTCCAAGTCCAGTCAATCCACCGAGCGGCTGTGCATTTCATAAACGTTGCCGATTCGCGACAGAAAAATGTGCACAAGTTCAGCCTACTTTAGATACAGTTACAGTAACACATCAAGTCTCTTGTCATTTATATAATGCGAATTAA
- a CDS encoding ABC transporter ATP-binding protein produces the protein MTERLLDVENLTVEFKSGGSTMKAVNGVDLQLNKKETLGIVGESGSGKSVTATALMRLIPSPPGKITNGKIHFNGRELLGISEKEMRNVRGKEMSMIFQDPITSLNPVLTVGNQIIEVIRAHETLSKKEANEKAVDMLKMVGIPEPEKRLKMYPHEFSGGMRQRVMIAIALACNPKLLIADEPTTALDVTVQAQILDLMKKLQQEHDTAIIMITHDLGVVWELCDKVNVMYAGRTVESTTTRQLYEQSLHPYTWGLLESQITMGTQEQNRLPAIPGSPPDLTMPHSGCHFSSRCPMATDMCRSKVPELVEVRENHFVACHLQSKEQIVERKEGIFNAAE, from the coding sequence ATGACTGAACGTTTACTAGATGTTGAAAATTTAACGGTTGAATTTAAAAGTGGCGGCTCAACGATGAAAGCTGTAAATGGCGTAGATTTACAATTGAATAAAAAAGAAACACTTGGAATTGTAGGGGAATCAGGGTCGGGAAAAAGTGTTACTGCTACAGCATTAATGCGTTTAATCCCATCTCCACCAGGAAAAATTACAAATGGAAAAATTCACTTTAATGGGCGCGAGTTACTAGGAATTTCAGAAAAGGAAATGCGCAATGTGCGAGGCAAAGAAATGTCGATGATTTTCCAGGACCCCATTACAAGCTTGAACCCAGTTCTTACAGTTGGCAATCAAATTATCGAGGTTATTCGTGCGCATGAAACCTTATCCAAAAAAGAAGCCAATGAAAAAGCCGTTGATATGTTAAAAATGGTAGGGATTCCAGAGCCTGAAAAACGCCTAAAAATGTATCCTCATGAATTTTCAGGTGGTATGAGACAACGAGTTATGATTGCCATTGCACTAGCATGCAATCCTAAGCTGCTCATTGCAGATGAACCAACAACGGCACTAGATGTAACTGTGCAGGCACAGATTCTCGATTTAATGAAGAAGCTACAGCAGGAGCATGATACAGCTATTATTATGATTACACATGATTTAGGCGTTGTATGGGAACTTTGTGACAAGGTAAATGTGATGTATGCGGGACGTACAGTAGAATCTACTACAACTAGGCAATTATATGAGCAATCTTTGCACCCTTATACATGGGGATTACTAGAATCACAAATTACGATGGGCACACAGGAACAAAACAGGCTACCAGCGATTCCAGGTAGTCCACCTGATTTAACGATGCCGCACAGTGGCTGTCATTTTTCTTCTCGCTGTCCAATGGCAACAGATATGTGTCGCAGTAAAGTACCAGAATTAGTAGAGGTACGAGAAAATCATTTTGTGGCCTGCCATCTGCAATCGAAAGAGCAAATTGTAGAACGTAAGGAGGGAATTTTTAATGCAGCAGAATAG
- a CDS encoding ABC transporter permease gives MAQVVVNDNKKQNTLLRKLLKNKLATIGLIIVTLMTIVAIFAPLIATHPPNEMTVGKSFLPMNTDGHLLGTDNYGRDLFSRLVYGTRISMVVGVAAVLFGAVFGTLLGLVAGYFGGRLDSIIMRTMDGLFAFPFILLAITLMTVLGQGLVNVIVAIGIANIPGFARLVRGQVLSVKEEEFIEVTHSLGATHTRIIFSHILPNCLAPLIVYGTMSTAGAIISEAALSFLGLGIQPPTASWGSILKDGKDFLVLNPQMATFSGICILLTVLGINLLGDGLRDALDPKMKV, from the coding sequence ATGGCACAAGTAGTTGTAAATGACAACAAAAAGCAAAATACATTATTACGAAAATTGTTAAAAAATAAATTAGCAACAATTGGCTTAATTATTGTAACGCTGATGACCATTGTAGCCATTTTTGCTCCGCTTATTGCGACCCATCCACCAAATGAAATGACTGTTGGTAAATCATTTTTACCAATGAATACAGATGGACATTTACTTGGTACAGATAACTATGGTCGAGATTTGTTTAGTCGTTTAGTGTATGGTACGCGGATTTCAATGGTTGTTGGTGTTGCGGCTGTACTCTTTGGGGCAGTATTTGGGACATTACTTGGATTAGTTGCAGGCTATTTTGGTGGACGTTTAGATTCTATCATTATGCGTACAATGGATGGTCTGTTTGCTTTTCCATTTATTTTATTAGCTATTACATTAATGACAGTGCTAGGTCAAGGATTAGTAAACGTTATCGTAGCCATTGGTATTGCCAATATACCGGGGTTTGCGCGATTGGTGCGTGGACAAGTGTTAAGCGTAAAAGAGGAGGAGTTTATTGAAGTAACTCATTCATTAGGTGCTACACATACACGTATTATTTTTAGTCATATTTTACCAAACTGTCTTGCGCCGTTAATTGTCTATGGCACAATGAGTACGGCTGGGGCCATTATTTCTGAGGCAGCGCTTAGCTTTTTAGGATTAGGTATACAACCACCTACTGCTTCATGGGGCAGTATTCTGAAGGATGGTAAAGATTTTCTAGTGTTGAATCCTCAAATGGCAACATTCTCTGGAATCTGTATTTTATTAACAGTGCTAGGTATTAATCTATTAGGTGATGGATTACGTGACGCATTAGATCCAAAAATGAAAGTTTGA
- a CDS encoding ABC transporter permease, whose protein sequence is MGSFILKRLINLIPTLLVVGIIVFIITRMIPGDPASVMLGPQASVEDVENLREELGLNKSIPSQFISYVADLAQLNLGYSYSYSESVIGLIIERFPNTVILALAALLIAVVIGIPAGILAARKQNTIIDYVVMLISLVGVSMPIFWLGIMLVLFFSVNLGWLPATGMGNLDDGLWPYIKHLLLPAFALATIPMATFARITRSSMLEVISQDYIKTARSKGIKEYLVIGKHAFKNALTPILTVLGMQISNLLGGAVLTETIFSWPGMGRLIVDAIDKRDFVVVQGTVIFIAFIFVLINLIVDVLYKVVNPKVNLESDGGKK, encoded by the coding sequence ATGGGCTCATTTATTTTAAAAAGGTTAATAAACCTTATCCCGACACTGCTAGTAGTTGGAATCATCGTATTTATTATTACAAGAATGATTCCAGGTGATCCGGCATCTGTTATGTTAGGTCCTCAAGCAAGTGTGGAAGATGTAGAGAATTTAAGGGAAGAGTTAGGGTTAAATAAATCGATCCCATCACAATTTATTTCCTATGTAGCGGACCTAGCGCAACTTAATCTGGGTTATTCATATTCTTATAGTGAATCTGTCATTGGGCTCATTATAGAAAGATTTCCGAATACAGTGATATTAGCTCTGGCAGCGCTTCTAATTGCAGTAGTCATTGGGATTCCCGCAGGAATATTAGCAGCAAGAAAGCAAAATACAATAATAGATTATGTAGTCATGCTTATATCCTTAGTGGGTGTCTCTATGCCAATTTTTTGGCTGGGAATTATGCTAGTGTTATTCTTTAGCGTCAATCTGGGATGGCTACCTGCAACGGGGATGGGAAATTTAGATGATGGACTTTGGCCATATATCAAACATTTACTGTTACCAGCATTTGCATTAGCTACTATACCGATGGCAACATTTGCTCGTATTACACGTTCGAGTATGCTGGAAGTTATTTCACAGGATTATATTAAAACTGCACGTTCTAAAGGTATTAAGGAATATTTAGTTATCGGTAAACATGCATTTAAAAATGCATTAACGCCTATTTTAACTGTACTAGGTATGCAAATCTCAAATTTACTAGGCGGTGCTGTATTAACTGAAACGATTTTTAGTTGGCCGGGTATGGGGCGACTTATTGTAGATGCGATAGATAAGCGTGACTTTGTCGTTGTACAGGGGACAGTTATTTTTATTGCCTTCATCTTTGTCCTTATTAACTTAATCGTGGATGTTTTATATAAAGTCGTAAATCCAAAAGTAAATCTTGAATCGGATGGGGGGAAAAAGTAA
- a CDS encoding ABC transporter substrate-binding protein has product MKKINVKKSVLLLFLTLMIGILAACGGNSDKKNTSEEKEGEATSGGTLNIGLSANSKTFDPIKYTGVYESQVMRQMGDTLVVYNKDLSDIIPSLATEWKVSDDMLVYTFKLREGVKFQKGKYQDGRDMTAEDVKYSLERSAKESAMNRLSGVTEVKVISDYEVEIHLASPNAALLAMLTDAGNIIIPKEEVEGWGDNFSEHFIGTGPFQLTEWKKDQEVKLVRNEGYWGEKPHLDNVTMKFISDQNMMTNALRSGDIDIAMDVKGQNREIISQDSNFELLTNPGLSIVYLDLNNKVGPTADKRVREAIYMATNVEEIITGVNQWGGGDVSYLPLPPGSWGYDKALIDLVPKYNPEEAKKLLAEAGYPDGFKTEIFVSEARVPYATIFQSQLKKNLNIDVDIKVLEWGTYSDTVAKGKASMNIGGWTWYPDPYFFLYQLFHTNQIGALGNGKGYSNPEVDKLLERAVSETVVQEERAKLYQEALKLILADVPRIELEATQTVAGVNKKVKGFEVSADNSVQIVHPNGTNVSISK; this is encoded by the coding sequence ATGAAGAAAATAAACGTAAAAAAATCTGTACTATTACTGTTTTTAACTTTAATGATTGGGATTTTAGCAGCCTGTGGTGGTAACTCTGATAAGAAGAATACATCAGAAGAAAAAGAAGGCGAAGCTACATCAGGTGGAACATTAAATATCGGTCTTTCAGCAAATTCAAAAACTTTTGATCCCATTAAATACACTGGGGTTTACGAATCACAGGTAATGCGTCAAATGGGTGATACTTTAGTTGTTTATAACAAGGATTTATCAGATATCATTCCTTCCTTAGCTACGGAATGGAAAGTATCAGACGATATGTTAGTGTATACATTCAAGTTACGTGAGGGAGTAAAATTCCAAAAAGGGAAATATCAAGACGGTCGTGATATGACTGCAGAGGACGTAAAATATTCGTTAGAGCGCTCCGCAAAAGAATCTGCAATGAATCGTCTAAGTGGCGTAACAGAGGTAAAAGTAATTTCTGATTATGAGGTTGAGATTCATTTAGCATCTCCAAATGCCGCATTACTAGCTATGTTAACTGACGCAGGTAATATCATTATTCCAAAAGAAGAGGTTGAGGGCTGGGGGGACAATTTCTCTGAGCATTTCATCGGAACAGGTCCATTCCAATTAACTGAATGGAAAAAGGACCAAGAAGTAAAGCTAGTCCGCAATGAAGGTTACTGGGGTGAAAAACCTCATCTTGATAATGTAACAATGAAATTTATTTCTGATCAAAACATGATGACAAATGCATTACGTTCAGGAGATATCGATATCGCAATGGATGTAAAAGGTCAAAATCGTGAAATTATTAGCCAAGACAGTAATTTTGAGCTTTTAACAAATCCTGGCTTATCGATTGTTTATCTTGATCTTAATAACAAGGTAGGTCCAACGGCAGATAAGCGTGTACGTGAAGCTATCTATATGGCAACAAATGTAGAGGAAATTATCACTGGTGTTAACCAATGGGGTGGTGGCGATGTTTCTTATTTACCTCTGCCTCCAGGTTCATGGGGCTATGATAAAGCTTTAATTGACTTAGTACCAAAGTACAATCCTGAGGAAGCTAAAAAGTTATTAGCTGAAGCTGGATATCCAGATGGCTTTAAAACAGAAATTTTTGTATCTGAGGCACGTGTTCCTTACGCAACTATTTTCCAAAGCCAATTAAAGAAAAACTTAAACATTGATGTAGATATCAAGGTTCTTGAGTGGGGAACTTACAGTGATACAGTTGCTAAAGGGAAAGCATCCATGAATATTGGTGGCTGGACATGGTATCCAGATCCATACTTCTTCCTATACCAATTATTCCACACAAATCAAATTGGTGCTTTAGGTAACGGGAAAGGCTATAGCAATCCAGAAGTTGATAAATTATTAGAACGTGCGGTATCGGAAACAGTTGTCCAAGAAGAACGTGCAAAATTATATCAAGAAGCTTTGAAACTAATTTTAGCTGATGTTCCTCGTATTGAATTAGAGGCTACACAAACGGTAGCTGGCGTGAATAAAAAGGTAAAAGGCTTTGAGGTTTCTGCAGATAACTCCGTACAAATTGTACACCCTAACGGGACGAACGTTTCAATTTCAAAATAA
- a CDS encoding amidohydrolase family protein: protein MTRYINGLVFNSETRSFENTDFEVHGQYFTQLNTAETEINLHGYYITPGFIDSCSQIGLAEIGIRWEGDDSFEFESHLQYSVIDGIYPFDTAFKNALSHGITASHIVPSPKSLVGAKTAIIHHTPSTVDEMVIKKDFGYSFSIGQNAKSTFFTAQKKPLTRMGIAKIMRETLQQIQEQEPLIRKILVRAHKAVDMELIVRLQQEFPFEFHIIHGTEIPLLEGASFNTVIAGPTFRYIEHNEMMALSPKLYSQLAAREIPFVFCTDHPVSSSTHLALEACLAVREKLPRQDALYALTTGAATLLGIEHLTGSIKDGLLADFVVWNKHPLDLDAKVVATFIKGKKEYSWEEGITI from the coding sequence ATGACTCGTTATATAAATGGTCTTGTTTTCAATTCTGAGACTCGTAGTTTTGAAAATACTGATTTTGAAGTACATGGACAATATTTCACACAATTAAATACGGCTGAAACGGAAATCAATCTTCACGGCTATTACATTACACCAGGTTTTATTGATAGCTGCTCACAAATCGGATTAGCTGAAATTGGCATACGCTGGGAGGGTGATGATAGCTTTGAGTTTGAATCACATCTACAATATTCAGTTATTGATGGCATCTATCCCTTTGATACAGCTTTTAAAAATGCCCTTTCACATGGTATAACTGCCTCGCATATTGTCCCCTCTCCTAAAAGCTTGGTTGGTGCAAAGACGGCTATCATACACCATACACCTTCAACTGTTGATGAAATGGTGATTAAAAAAGATTTCGGCTATTCCTTCTCAATCGGTCAAAATGCCAAAAGTACATTTTTTACTGCGCAGAAAAAACCACTTACACGTATGGGCATTGCCAAAATTATGAGAGAAACGCTCCAACAAATTCAAGAACAAGAGCCGCTGATTCGCAAAATTTTGGTTCGAGCACATAAAGCTGTCGATATGGAGCTGATTGTTCGCCTTCAACAAGAGTTCCCTTTTGAATTTCATATAATTCATGGTACTGAAATTCCATTGCTTGAGGGAGCATCCTTTAATACGGTGATTGCAGGCCCTACCTTCCGTTATATTGAGCATAATGAAATGATGGCACTTTCACCAAAGTTATATTCACAATTAGCTGCACGTGAAATTCCATTTGTCTTTTGTACAGACCACCCGGTAAGCAGCTCAACTCATCTAGCATTAGAGGCATGTTTAGCAGTTCGAGAGAAATTGCCTCGTCAGGATGCTCTCTATGCATTAACGACAGGTGCAGCAACTTTACTTGGAATTGAACATCTAACAGGGTCCATTAAAGATGGGCTATTAGCTGACTTTGTTGTTTGGAATAAGCATCCATTAGATTTAGATGCAAAAGTGGTTGCTACTTTTATTAAAGGAAAGAAAGAATATTCATGGGAAGAGGGTATAACAATATGA
- a CDS encoding amidohydrolase family protein → MIIFHNAKFVAVNEQNDTFEQLWIDDGRIVYTGPAKEIPDNAEKIDLHGAFVTPGLIDIHAHVGTWAEVTEDINDANEYSEPFTPLMHALDSVDIRHFSFQHALEGGVTTVQTGPGSANVIGGIWSILKTAGPTLASRILVERSGLKGALGENPKNVFGNQYKRKPMTRMAIAQLLRDGFQRATRLSEEEKSKHVKHNLELRPFIEVLRGEMPLRLHCHRADDIMTAIRIAKEFNVQLHLEHCTEGHMIVDAVKASGFNATVGPYMLTPSKYETRNSTPAIAKIFKEHAIPFAIMTDHPFVPIQYLKYCASEAIRYGLDEETALKSITIHAATLVQLDHRIGSLEIGKDADFVVWSHPIFETEAKVLQTYVNGKKYYEAE, encoded by the coding sequence ATGATCATTTTCCATAATGCAAAATTTGTAGCCGTCAATGAACAAAATGATACTTTTGAACAGCTATGGATAGATGATGGTCGCATTGTGTATACTGGACCAGCCAAAGAAATCCCTGACAATGCTGAAAAAATAGATTTACACGGTGCATTTGTTACACCAGGTTTAATCGATATTCATGCTCATGTTGGTACATGGGCAGAGGTTACGGAGGATATTAACGATGCCAATGAATATAGTGAACCCTTTACACCCCTAATGCATGCTTTAGATAGTGTGGATATTCGACACTTCTCGTTTCAGCATGCTCTGGAAGGTGGCGTCACGACTGTACAAACAGGTCCAGGCAGTGCCAATGTTATCGGTGGTATTTGGAGCATTTTAAAAACAGCGGGACCAACACTTGCTTCAAGGATACTTGTTGAGCGCAGTGGGTTAAAGGGTGCATTAGGTGAAAATCCTAAAAACGTTTTTGGTAATCAGTATAAGCGTAAGCCTATGACGCGTATGGCCATTGCTCAATTGCTACGTGATGGTTTTCAACGTGCCACTCGCTTAAGTGAAGAAGAAAAATCGAAGCATGTCAAGCATAATTTGGAGCTACGACCTTTCATCGAGGTGCTACGAGGAGAAATGCCCCTACGCCTTCACTGTCATCGAGCAGATGATATTATGACAGCGATTCGTATTGCAAAGGAATTTAATGTTCAGCTACATCTAGAACATTGTACCGAGGGACATATGATCGTTGATGCTGTAAAGGCTAGTGGATTTAATGCAACTGTAGGACCCTATATGCTTACACCATCAAAATATGAAACTCGCAATTCAACACCGGCAATCGCAAAAATTTTTAAAGAGCATGCTATTCCATTTGCTATTATGACTGATCATCCATTTGTACCTATTCAATATTTGAAGTATTGTGCCTCTGAAGCTATTCGCTATGGATTGGATGAAGAAACAGCATTAAAAAGTATCACCATTCATGCGGCTACGCTTGTACAGCTCGATCATCGTATTGGCTCTTTAGAGATAGGCAAAGACGCAGATTTTGTCGTATGGTCTCATCCCATTTTTGAAACGGAAGCAAAAGTACTACAAACCTATGTCAATGGTAAAAAATATTACGAAGCGGAGTGA